A genomic window from Haladaptatus caseinilyticus includes:
- a CDS encoding amidohydrolase, whose protein sequence is MTTLRIADGQVLRPDMTVERADVLVDQDEGEILAVDPPNEISDADETLDANDGLVIPGLVNAHCHAAMTLLRGYADDKPLESWLREDIWPVEAELTSEDIHAGTELGLLEMIQSGTTGFADMYYHVDEVAEAVENAGVRARLGHGVVTIGRDETAAREDFETSLEIAAEFYGAADGRISTAVMPHSLTTVGEEYLAEYIPNARELGVPLHYHANETKDEVAPIVEKRGVRPLEYAREMDMTGATDFVAHGVHVNETEIDLLAETGTGVVHCPASNMKLASGMAPVQAMLDAGVTVGLGTDGAASNNDLDMFGEMRDAAMLGKLSANDASAVDAETVVRMATEGSATVLGFDSGRIEEGANADLAVLDLSVSHLTPRHDLVSHLAYAARGSDVKHTVCDGRVLMADKEVLVMDETSVRKEAEKRATDAIRRASD, encoded by the coding sequence ATGACGACCCTCCGAATCGCGGACGGGCAGGTACTGCGACCGGACATGACCGTGGAACGCGCCGACGTGCTGGTGGACCAGGACGAGGGAGAAATCCTCGCAGTCGATCCACCGAACGAGATTTCGGATGCTGACGAAACGTTGGATGCGAACGACGGCCTCGTGATTCCCGGTCTCGTCAACGCGCACTGTCACGCCGCGATGACGCTTCTCCGTGGCTATGCCGACGACAAACCCCTCGAATCGTGGCTCAGGGAGGATATCTGGCCCGTTGAGGCGGAGCTGACATCGGAGGACATCCACGCCGGAACCGAACTCGGCTTGCTGGAGATGATTCAGTCCGGAACGACTGGCTTCGCGGACATGTACTACCACGTCGATGAAGTAGCCGAAGCGGTCGAAAACGCGGGAGTTCGTGCCCGGCTCGGTCACGGCGTCGTGACGATTGGCCGGGACGAAACGGCCGCCCGCGAGGATTTCGAAACCAGCCTCGAAATCGCGGCGGAGTTCTACGGTGCCGCCGACGGGCGCATCTCCACGGCAGTGATGCCACACAGCCTGACGACGGTCGGTGAGGAGTACTTAGCGGAATACATCCCAAACGCCCGCGAACTCGGCGTCCCACTCCACTATCACGCAAACGAGACGAAAGACGAGGTTGCACCGATCGTTGAAAAACGGGGTGTGCGACCGCTCGAATATGCCCGCGAGATGGATATGACAGGCGCGACCGATTTCGTCGCTCACGGGGTTCACGTCAACGAAACCGAAATCGACCTGCTCGCGGAGACGGGAACCGGCGTCGTCCACTGCCCGGCCTCGAACATGAAACTCGCCAGCGGGATGGCACCCGTCCAGGCAATGTTGGACGCGGGCGTCACGGTCGGACTGGGGACGGACGGCGCGGCATCGAACAATGACCTCGATATGTTCGGCGAGATGCGCGACGCGGCCATGCTTGGGAAACTCTCGGCCAACGACGCGAGTGCGGTCGACGCGGAAACGGTCGTCCGAATGGCGACCGAGGGAAGCGCGACCGTCCTCGGTTTCGACAGCGGTCGAATCGAAGAGGGTGCGAACGCCGACCTCGCAGTTCTCGACCTGTCGGTGAGTCATCTCACGCCACGTCACGACCTCGTCAGTCACCTCGCCTACGCCGCTCGCGGCAGCGATGTGAAGCATACGGTTTGTGACGGGAGGGTGCTCATGGCGGACAAAGAGGTGCTCGTGATGGACGAAACGTCGGTTCGAAAAGAGGCTGAAAAACGAGCAACGGACGCCATCCGACGTGCATCCGACTGA
- a CDS encoding adenosylhomocysteinase produces the protein MAEYPSISEQLDDVESARVEGHRKMDWARQHMPIMTTVREEFESEKPLDGQRIGMAMHVEAKTAVLVETLAEGGAEVAVTGCNPLSTHDDVSAALDEHPNITSYAKRGVGDEEYYEAIEAVIDIEPTVTVDDGMDMVAAIHEDHPELIDSVVGGCEETTTGVHRLRAMDEDGALDYPVFAVNDTPMKRLFDNVHGTGESSLATIAMTTNLSWAGKTVVVAGYGYCGKGVAKKAAGQNANVVVTEVEPRRALEAHMEGYDVKPMAEAAKEGDVFITTTGNRDVITEDHFDLMKDGVLLANAGHFDIEIDLNQLSDLAVSERDARDGVHEYEMEDGRRLNVLAEGRLVNLAAPLALGHPVEVMDQSFGVQAACVREMVENSEKYDAGVHEVPDELDKEIAEIKLEADGVEFDSLTDEQADYMGSWQHGT, from the coding sequence ATGGCAGAGTATCCATCGATCAGCGAGCAACTCGACGACGTCGAGTCCGCTCGCGTCGAAGGGCATCGGAAGATGGACTGGGCGCGACAGCACATGCCGATCATGACCACCGTCAGGGAGGAGTTCGAATCGGAGAAACCCCTCGACGGCCAGCGAATCGGGATGGCAATGCACGTCGAAGCGAAAACCGCCGTGCTGGTCGAGACCCTCGCAGAAGGTGGCGCGGAAGTCGCCGTCACGGGGTGCAACCCGCTCTCGACCCACGACGACGTGAGCGCCGCGCTGGACGAACATCCGAACATCACGAGCTACGCCAAACGCGGCGTGGGCGACGAGGAGTATTACGAAGCAATCGAGGCAGTCATCGACATCGAACCGACCGTCACGGTGGACGACGGGATGGACATGGTCGCCGCAATCCACGAGGACCACCCCGAGCTTATCGACTCCGTCGTCGGCGGCTGTGAGGAGACGACGACCGGCGTCCACCGACTCCGCGCGATGGACGAAGACGGCGCACTCGACTACCCCGTCTTCGCCGTCAACGACACGCCGATGAAACGCCTGTTCGACAACGTTCACGGCACGGGCGAATCTTCGCTCGCCACCATCGCCATGACGACGAACCTCTCGTGGGCCGGAAAGACCGTCGTCGTCGCTGGCTACGGCTACTGTGGCAAAGGCGTCGCGAAGAAGGCGGCAGGCCAGAACGCGAACGTGGTCGTCACGGAAGTCGAACCGCGGCGCGCGCTCGAAGCCCACATGGAAGGCTACGATGTCAAGCCGATGGCGGAGGCCGCGAAAGAGGGCGACGTGTTCATAACGACGACTGGCAACCGCGACGTTATCACGGAAGACCATTTCGACCTGATGAAGGACGGCGTCCTCCTCGCCAACGCGGGTCACTTCGACATCGAAATCGACCTGAATCAGCTCTCCGACCTCGCCGTCAGCGAGCGGGATGCCCGCGATGGTGTCCACGAATACGAGATGGAAGACGGACGGCGTCTCAACGTCCTTGCCGAGGGCCGTCTCGTCAATCTCGCCGCACCGCTCGCGTTGGGTCACCCCGTCGAAGTGATGGACCAGAGCTTCGGCGTACAGGCCGCCTGTGTCCGCGAGATGGTCGAAAATAGCGAGAAATACGACGCTGGCGTCCACGAGGTGCCGGACGAGTTGGACAAGGAGATCGCGGAGATCAAACTCGAAGCGGACGGCGTGGAGTTCGACTCGCTCACTGACGAGCAAGCCGACTACATGGGTAGCTGGCAGCACGGAACGTAA
- the hjc gene encoding Holliday junction resolvase Hjc, whose translation MANAKGDRRERELVNRLDEEGFAVMRAPASGGATQRELPDVLAGNGDVFYAIEAKSSSGDPIYLTGEEVEALVYFSQNFGAKPKIGVRFDREDWYFFHPADVHQTDGGNYRVKKETALEEGEPMGALQTDDDEEAPEHGIGDVLNAVAEGILSVDEAKAMLE comes from the coding sequence ATGGCGAACGCGAAAGGCGATAGACGGGAGCGCGAACTCGTCAACAGATTGGACGAGGAAGGGTTCGCGGTCATGCGCGCCCCGGCGAGCGGTGGTGCCACCCAGCGCGAACTGCCGGACGTGCTGGCCGGAAACGGCGACGTGTTCTACGCTATCGAGGCAAAATCCAGTTCCGGAGATCCGATTTATCTCACCGGGGAGGAAGTCGAGGCGTTGGTTTACTTTTCGCAGAATTTCGGCGCGAAACCCAAAATCGGCGTGCGTTTCGACCGGGAGGATTGGTACTTTTTCCACCCGGCGGACGTCCATCAGACCGACGGGGGCAACTATCGAGTCAAAAAGGAAACCGCATTGGAGGAGGGCGAACCGATGGGGGCGCTTCAAACCGACGATGACGAAGAAGCACCCGAACACGGGATCGGAGACGTTCTCAACGCTGTCGCGGAGGGAATCCTCTCGGTGGACGAGGCAAAGGCGATGCTGGAGTAA
- a CDS encoding SWIM zinc finger family protein has product MNTAASRKVSLAPLADTGETDPRSQRARAERMAVTPLGGGLYEVESQSDHTYFADLLGGRCTCPDHMMRGVQCKHLRRVAIEINEGRVPPPGKEAVECARCEAVVFVDEQLADAVHFCEHCELQSGEPVIDRNTGDLMVVVRMPGFRADTVEVPGKDCTVAEYPANEGYPPDDPVVEVLYPIPAGLRPEQLRPSHLRRYSFPRSRLRRPEPPADQSELTDFPDPESE; this is encoded by the coding sequence ATGAACACAGCCGCTTCCAGAAAAGTATCGTTGGCTCCGCTGGCCGACACTGGCGAGACTGATCCTCGCTCACAGCGTGCCAGAGCGGAGCGAATGGCCGTCACGCCGCTCGGTGGCGGTCTCTACGAAGTCGAAAGCCAGAGCGACCACACCTACTTCGCCGACTTGCTCGGCGGCCGCTGTACCTGTCCCGACCACATGATGCGCGGGGTTCAGTGCAAACACCTCCGTCGTGTGGCCATCGAAATCAACGAAGGACGGGTCCCACCCCCGGGCAAGGAGGCGGTCGAATGCGCCCGCTGTGAGGCGGTCGTTTTCGTGGACGAACAGCTAGCGGACGCCGTTCACTTCTGTGAACACTGCGAGCTTCAGTCCGGCGAACCCGTCATCGACCGGAACACCGGCGACTTGATGGTCGTCGTCCGAATGCCGGGGTTCCGCGCCGATACGGTCGAAGTACCCGGCAAGGATTGTACCGTGGCCGAGTATCCGGCGAACGAAGGATACCCACCGGACGACCCCGTGGTGGAAGTGCTCTACCCGATTCCGGCGGGATTGCGGCCCGAGCAGTTACGGCCATCACATCTGCGTCGCTACTCGTTCCCGCGCTCGCGGCTTCGACGCCCCGAACCGCCCGCAGACCAATCCGAACTAACCGATTTTCCGGACCCGGAGTCCGAGTAG
- a CDS encoding DUF7472 family protein, translating to MNIEGEKLRDIVVSVVSVGLFIAVMLVVGSQFDSGGLTEQGALAVVAVMVGFVLLMTGVGLWLANQH from the coding sequence ATGAATATCGAGGGCGAGAAGCTTCGTGACATCGTCGTCTCCGTCGTGTCGGTCGGTCTATTTATCGCAGTCATGCTCGTTGTCGGCAGCCAGTTCGATAGCGGCGGTCTCACGGAACAGGGAGCGCTCGCCGTCGTCGCCGTCATGGTCGGGTTCGTGTTGCTGATGACCGGAGTCGGTCTGTGGCTGGCGAACCAACACTAA
- a CDS encoding DNA primase large subunit PriL, with protein sequence MNSLHARYPFLTAAREAVRDANVNLAEIIAGEGDRHPAVERGVERVRRALLDGTVRPVADGRRWGTTAEVLSYPIARMLVSLLDAPGAVEKYASAEAGTAYEQFVADFEAPDDGLKSTRGASLTLDTLVADFDLSESVVEREDDFGVAVGPYLSLISDFSDDEWRLASRRLSNGYVGVSRAELNELLRASTEMRIASDLPLSVPEEIEDALSEEVSELESSFTDADFSHDIDTLAPSLFPPCMKALLADVRDGERLAPASEFSLVSFLASIGLDTDEIQALCEVRGSARADRLRYRIERVRDERTAQFAPPSCATLQAYDDCVNKDDRCETITHPLVYYEDALDENGTVTDWRDR encoded by the coding sequence ATGAATTCGCTCCACGCCCGATACCCGTTTCTCACAGCTGCTCGTGAGGCGGTTCGGGATGCGAACGTCAACCTCGCCGAGATCATCGCCGGTGAGGGTGACCGCCATCCGGCGGTTGAGCGTGGTGTGGAGCGCGTACGCCGCGCACTGCTGGATGGAACGGTTCGTCCGGTAGCGGATGGACGGCGATGGGGAACGACTGCCGAGGTACTCTCGTATCCGATCGCGAGGATGCTGGTATCGCTCCTCGATGCTCCCGGCGCTGTCGAAAAGTACGCCAGTGCTGAGGCGGGAACAGCTTACGAGCAGTTCGTCGCTGACTTCGAGGCCCCGGACGACGGTTTGAAGAGTACACGGGGAGCCTCACTCACGCTCGATACGCTGGTGGCCGATTTCGACCTCTCCGAATCGGTCGTGGAGCGCGAGGACGATTTCGGCGTCGCAGTCGGGCCGTACCTTTCGCTCATCAGTGACTTTTCCGACGACGAGTGGCGACTTGCCTCGCGGCGACTATCGAACGGCTACGTCGGCGTCTCGCGGGCGGAACTCAACGAACTGCTTCGGGCGTCTACTGAGATGCGAATCGCCTCCGACCTCCCCCTTTCCGTCCCGGAGGAAATCGAGGATGCGCTGTCCGAGGAAGTGTCGGAACTCGAATCGTCGTTCACCGACGCCGACTTTTCTCACGACATCGATACGCTCGCACCGAGTCTATTCCCTCCCTGTATGAAGGCCCTGCTCGCGGACGTGCGGGACGGCGAACGCCTCGCCCCCGCTTCGGAATTTTCCCTCGTCTCGTTTCTCGCCAGCATCGGGCTCGACACGGACGAGATTCAGGCGCTCTGTGAAGTTCGTGGGTCGGCACGTGCGGACCGGCTACGTTATCGAATCGAACGAGTGCGGGACGAGCGTACCGCACAGTTCGCGCCACCGAGTTGTGCGACGCTCCAGGCATACGATGACTGTGTAAACAAGGACGACCGCTGTGAGACGATTACGCATCCGTTGGTCTACTACGAGGACGCGCTGGACGAGAACGGTACCGTGACCGATTGGCGCGATCGTTAG
- a CDS encoding DUF7474 family protein, which translates to MPRFAYPCPDCRTTTNLHGPDCRFDGEPWADIEKSYTDIIAVLTTDSHAEAELREAVHGRWDALHAAALDRLRHEKRIVESDGALRLLTADEFRETVSEPSFEPMQTIYEKGSVPGTHDNAVFAMIAWYEMVGLSWPETRENVVEWLHKSGTWSRGGFEESSPEELVESKRHVYEAGYGWKEKAQSTKAVIDRNL; encoded by the coding sequence GTGCCACGTTTCGCGTATCCGTGTCCCGACTGCCGAACCACGACGAACCTTCACGGCCCGGACTGCCGGTTCGATGGCGAGCCGTGGGCGGACATCGAAAAGTCGTACACGGACATCATCGCGGTGCTCACGACCGACTCGCACGCGGAGGCGGAACTCCGAGAGGCGGTTCACGGGCGCTGGGATGCGCTCCATGCGGCCGCACTTGACCGCCTCCGACACGAAAAACGCATAGTCGAGAGCGACGGTGCGCTTCGACTCCTCACTGCCGACGAGTTCCGAGAGACGGTGTCCGAACCGAGTTTCGAGCCGATGCAGACGATTTACGAGAAAGGAAGCGTTCCGGGAACCCACGACAACGCCGTCTTCGCCATGATCGCATGGTACGAGATGGTCGGCCTATCGTGGCCCGAAACGCGCGAGAACGTCGTCGAATGGCTCCACAAGAGCGGGACGTGGAGTCGCGGTGGCTTCGAAGAATCCTCACCCGAAGAGTTGGTCGAGAGCAAGCGACACGTCTACGAGGCAGGTTACGGGTGGAAAGAGAAAGCGCAGTCCACGAAGGCGGTTATCGACCGGAACCTCTGA
- a CDS encoding DNA polymerase sliding clamp, whose protein sequence is MFKAIVSADTLRTTIDSVGVLVDECKIHLEEDGLAIKAVDPANVGMVDLQLSNEAFESYEADGGVIGVNLDRLESIAGMASSDQLIEMELDEETRKLHIKIDGLEYTLALIDPDSIRQEPDIPDLDLPATIVVEGSDIDRAVKAADMVSDHIALGVDEGENVFYVEAEGDTDNVDLRLDTDDLIDLTAGPAHSLFSLDYLKDMNKALPKNGEVTIDLGEEFPLKMHFETAEGMGEVTYMLAPRIQSD, encoded by the coding sequence ATGTTCAAGGCTATCGTGAGCGCGGATACGCTCCGGACGACGATCGATTCCGTGGGCGTTCTGGTGGATGAGTGTAAAATCCACCTCGAAGAGGATGGCCTCGCTATCAAGGCGGTTGACCCGGCGAACGTCGGGATGGTCGACCTCCAACTCTCAAACGAGGCATTCGAATCCTACGAGGCCGATGGTGGCGTCATCGGCGTCAATTTGGACCGGCTCGAAAGCATCGCAGGAATGGCCAGTTCCGACCAACTCATCGAAATGGAACTGGACGAGGAAACCCGAAAGCTTCACATAAAAATCGACGGGCTGGAGTACACTCTCGCGCTTATCGACCCGGACTCTATCCGACAAGAGCCGGATATCCCTGATCTCGATCTCCCCGCGACCATCGTCGTCGAAGGGTCGGATATCGACCGAGCGGTCAAGGCCGCCGACATGGTTTCCGACCACATCGCACTCGGTGTGGATGAAGGTGAGAACGTATTCTACGTCGAAGCGGAAGGCGACACCGACAACGTCGATCTGAGACTCGACACCGACGACCTCATCGACCTTACGGCAGGTCCTGCCCACTCACTTTTCAGTCTCGACTATCTGAAGGACATGAACAAGGCACTCCCGAAAAACGGCGAAGTGACCATCGACCTCGGCGAGGAGTTCCCGCTGAAGATGCACTTCGAAACCGCGGAGGGAATGGGCGAAGTTACGTATATGCTCGCCCCGCGTATCCAGAGCGACTGA
- a CDS encoding 23S rRNA (uridine(2552)-2'-O)-methyltransferase, whose amino-acid sequence MARKDHYYNKSKQEGYRSRSAYKLQQLDEEAHLIDAGETVIDLGAAPGGWLQVAKEKVGDAGTVVGVDLQRIDEVDGVETIRGDMTEEKTREKVRETVGTADVVLSDMAPNMTGEYSLDHARSVYLARLAFETALEVLDSGGDFVAKVFQGPDLDDLRADIEDEFEYVRTMSPDASRDESSEVYLVARGYLTSPVEAGDTLEVTIESVGSEGDGIAKVDGYTLFVPSTEAGDTVKIRVEEVKPRFGFAQRID is encoded by the coding sequence ATGGCTCGCAAAGACCACTATTACAACAAATCAAAGCAGGAAGGGTATCGATCCCGGTCTGCCTACAAGCTACAGCAGTTGGACGAAGAGGCACATCTCATCGACGCGGGAGAAACTGTTATCGACCTCGGTGCCGCCCCTGGCGGCTGGCTTCAGGTCGCAAAGGAGAAAGTCGGCGATGCCGGAACAGTCGTCGGTGTGGACCTCCAGCGAATCGACGAGGTGGACGGCGTCGAAACGATTCGTGGCGACATGACCGAGGAGAAAACGCGCGAAAAAGTCCGCGAGACGGTGGGCACCGCTGACGTGGTGCTCTCGGACATGGCACCGAACATGACCGGCGAGTATAGTCTCGACCACGCTCGCTCGGTTTACTTGGCTCGGCTGGCGTTCGAGACGGCGCTGGAAGTGCTCGACAGCGGCGGCGACTTCGTCGCAAAGGTGTTTCAGGGTCCGGATTTGGACGACCTGCGCGCCGACATCGAGGACGAGTTCGAGTACGTCAGAACGATGAGCCCCGACGCCTCGCGCGATGAGTCCTCCGAAGTGTATCTCGTCGCCCGTGGCTACCTCACATCACCCGTCGAAGCGGGCGACACCCTCGAAGTGACCATCGAAAGCGTCGGTAGCGAAGGCGACGGTATCGCAAAAGTAGACGGCTACACCTTGTTCGTGCCGAGCACCGAAGCGGGCGACACGGTCAAAATCCGCGTCGAAGAAGTGAAACCGCGGTTCGGGTTCGCGCAACGGATCGACTGA
- a CDS encoding queuosine precursor transporter: MTSGRPQSVLATGQLAIAAVFVTALVTAQLTAAKVLAFSLPFSLPIAGDSLVLPGAALAYALTFFASDCYSELYGRKAATRLVNVAFAMNFVMLVLVWSTIQAPAAQSSVDPQKFRTVLGASTPIVVGSLLAYVVSQNWDVVVFHKIRELTGNAHLWARNIGSTASSQAIDTVIFVGVAFFIFPQYLGIGAKLPGEIILALIVGQYILKLLIAFLDTPLVYVVVGYLRSQGHAPSYSTAAD, translated from the coding sequence ATGACTAGCGGAAGACCACAGTCCGTGCTTGCAACCGGTCAACTCGCTATCGCCGCCGTGTTCGTCACCGCACTCGTGACGGCACAACTCACCGCCGCGAAGGTGTTGGCGTTCTCGCTTCCGTTCTCCCTTCCGATCGCTGGCGATTCGCTCGTCCTCCCCGGAGCGGCGCTGGCCTACGCGCTGACCTTTTTCGCGTCGGACTGCTACTCCGAACTGTACGGCCGGAAGGCGGCGACTCGACTGGTGAACGTCGCGTTCGCGATGAACTTCGTCATGCTGGTGCTCGTCTGGTCTACCATACAGGCCCCTGCCGCACAGTCCAGTGTCGATCCACAGAAGTTCCGAACCGTTCTCGGGGCGAGCACGCCCATCGTGGTCGGAAGCCTGCTGGCCTACGTCGTCAGCCAGAACTGGGACGTCGTCGTATTCCATAAAATCCGCGAACTCACCGGCAACGCGCATCTTTGGGCGCGCAACATCGGTTCGACGGCGAGCAGTCAGGCCATCGACACCGTCATTTTCGTCGGCGTGGCGTTCTTCATCTTCCCGCAGTACCTCGGAATCGGTGCGAAACTTCCCGGTGAAATCATTCTTGCGCTCATCGTCGGCCAGTACATCCTGAAGCTTCTCATCGCATTCCTCGACACGCCGCTCGTGTACGTCGTCGTCGGTTACTTGCGTTCGCAGGGCCACGCGCCGTCGTATTCAACCGCGGCGGACTAA
- a CDS encoding ribbon-helix-helix domain-containing protein, with translation MSKISVEVPDELLADLDEHVGEDGKFVNRSEAIRASVRKMLDVLDEIDKRHGRLQDD, from the coding sequence ATGAGCAAGATAAGCGTCGAGGTCCCCGACGAACTGCTCGCCGATTTGGACGAGCACGTCGGTGAGGACGGCAAGTTCGTCAACCGGAGTGAGGCGATTCGTGCCTCCGTCAGGAAGATGCTGGACGTTTTGGACGAGATAGACAAGCGCCACGGGAGATTGCAAGATGACTAG